A single window of bacterium DNA harbors:
- a CDS encoding peptidylprolyl isomerase has translation MTYIFNWNPVPKITALVISILCAIFALTACEPKPFEEVEGEVQVFTAERVTDLLSAPPETVLIAFKGTKVTKMELRDVFDRLYNRPKQDDTRELASRAVTRTVLYRNYLYLDAVKESMEVSPDIRSAWEAKIPLWTGKYYSKKLDADVNIDDAVARATVPSTGFVMTIRQIVLLELGEAQRIRERAAAGEDFAKLATDHSVGPASENGGLLTEPIITGLPHHYGAEIISRLEFLEKGEVSTVIPTGLGYNIFFMEDKRPLLPEEIDNMVEGAKNRLLALAVDSLKGKIPEKYPLKPVEGSLEKALETGDGSIVLGTVGQYEITWDWMQKVVLTLWPKGQEAVASTSVNTWWSRIREVAPDLAMREEAASQGVLEEKEYKENLDRAWKDALVQTALDRMNKKSEPSDEEIFSFYIHSSGQADSPEAIFSVRGVRGLATRDVAEDVAKDLKRELPLEGLVKSSDSKGGPEVLEGTYREGDFSEKAILTLEMTPVGDVTKPLDEKTGWAVYKVLGKKRGDLQPFEKAYAQVKNSIQQDSLKRTNMAIMERGAREYPADYLVEAGLVGEMIEEWLDARKTIRGISPSKGSFH, from the coding sequence TTGACCTACATATTCAATTGGAACCCTGTCCCTAAGATAACTGCACTCGTTATTTCCATTCTTTGCGCTATCTTCGCTCTCACAGCATGTGAGCCTAAACCGTTCGAGGAGGTTGAGGGTGAGGTACAGGTTTTCACCGCGGAAAGGGTAACCGATCTGCTGAGCGCCCCCCCGGAAACGGTTCTCATCGCCTTTAAAGGGACCAAGGTTACGAAGATGGAACTTCGCGATGTATTCGACAGGTTGTACAACCGGCCCAAACAGGACGACACGCGGGAGCTGGCCAGCAGGGCTGTCACCAGGACGGTCCTCTACCGGAACTACCTTTACCTCGATGCTGTCAAGGAATCTATGGAAGTTTCTCCTGATATCCGGTCAGCGTGGGAGGCCAAGATCCCCCTGTGGACGGGGAAGTATTACTCCAAAAAGTTGGATGCTGATGTAAATATCGACGATGCTGTGGCGAGAGCTACTGTTCCGTCAACCGGCTTTGTCATGACTATACGTCAGATCGTTCTCCTTGAACTGGGTGAGGCTCAGAGGATCCGGGAGCGCGCAGCTGCCGGTGAGGATTTTGCAAAACTGGCCACGGACCATAGTGTTGGGCCGGCATCAGAAAACGGTGGGCTTCTTACTGAGCCGATTATCACAGGTTTGCCCCATCACTACGGTGCGGAAATCATTTCAAGGCTTGAATTTCTGGAAAAGGGAGAGGTAAGCACCGTCATCCCCACCGGTCTTGGTTATAATATATTCTTCATGGAGGATAAAAGACCGTTGTTGCCGGAAGAGATCGATAATATGGTAGAGGGCGCTAAAAATCGCCTCTTAGCCCTGGCGGTGGACTCCCTGAAGGGAAAGATACCTGAAAAATATCCCTTGAAGCCTGTCGAGGGAAGCCTGGAAAAGGCCCTCGAAACTGGAGATGGCAGCATTGTACTGGGAACAGTGGGCCAATACGAGATCACCTGGGACTGGATGCAAAAGGTTGTCCTGACACTCTGGCCCAAGGGCCAGGAAGCTGTGGCAAGTACCTCTGTTAATACATGGTGGAGCCGTATCAGGGAAGTGGCGCCGGACCTCGCCATGCGTGAAGAAGCGGCTTCCCAGGGTGTTCTGGAGGAAAAAGAGTACAAGGAAAATCTGGATCGTGCCTGGAAGGATGCCCTTGTCCAGACAGCCCTTGACCGGATGAATAAAAAATCAGAGCCTTCCGATGAAGAAATTTTCAGTTTTTATATTCACTCCTCCGGGCAGGCAGATTCCCCAGAGGCGATATTCAGCGTAAGGGGGGTTCGGGGTTTGGCCACTCGAGATGTTGCAGAGGATGTTGCAAAAGACCTTAAACGTGAATTACCGCTGGAAGGACTCGTGAAAAGTAGTGATTCAAAAGGTGGCCCTGAGGTACTGGAAGGGACCTATCGGGAGGGAGATTTTTCTGAAAAGGCAATCCTTACCCTCGAGATGACCCCTGTTGGGGATGTAACCAAGCCCCTGGATGAGAAAACCGGCTGGGCTGTCTACAAAGTCCTTGGCAAAAAACGGGGAGACCTTCAACCTTTCGAAAAAGCATACGCTCAGGTAAAGAATTCGATTCAGCAGGATTCCCTTAAGAGAACCAATATGGCGATCATGGAAAGGGGAGCCAGGGAATACCCTGCTGATTACCTTGTGGAAGCCGGCCTCGTGGGTGAAATGATCGAGGAGTGGCTGGACGCAAGGAAGACCATACGTGGTATTTCACCAAGCAAGGGTTCTTTCCATTAA
- a CDS encoding peptidylprolyl isomerase codes for MKLNYIKYQIFPVFFLLLFGFSLLAPPVSLAFKTSEVNSDTNRSSMEVDGAQPFTLPTVTLDGEPIPEKIILAALKFGAVQNTIFHGENNFDAYVQQKWESTVNTLIPRFLLAREGQRTGIIIDDNRFNTFIGERIEQFGGKEALEGMFETVKLPFEDYVALSRQAFGARLYVEKLFENIIVSEEDALTYYQENKERYGKLGTRTVSFTRYIFRKDPVDIESIGDLRAAASDIGTNNTLTKVSDRLRKKYPVDVTNMYDIVITEKVTGPLWIGAQELAKGQCGYFPFTTRPGVKEHYLILVNQITPENIRPYEEIKSRIVNRLVKDRQKAILEQKVAELKERTRIEIQQPQ; via the coding sequence ATGAAACTCAATTACATCAAGTACCAAATCTTTCCAGTATTTTTTCTGCTTTTATTCGGATTTTCTCTTCTGGCACCTCCTGTTTCTCTCGCATTCAAGACTTCAGAGGTAAACAGCGACACAAATAGGTCATCCATGGAAGTGGATGGGGCACAACCGTTCACTCTGCCTACAGTGACACTGGACGGGGAACCTATCCCGGAGAAGATCATTCTGGCCGCCCTGAAGTTCGGCGCCGTTCAGAACACTATTTTTCACGGAGAAAATAACTTTGACGCTTATGTGCAACAGAAATGGGAAAGCACTGTAAACACATTGATCCCCCGATTTCTTCTGGCCAGGGAAGGACAGCGGACCGGGATCATTATTGACGATAATCGATTTAACACCTTTATTGGCGAACGGATCGAGCAGTTTGGAGGTAAAGAGGCACTGGAAGGCATGTTTGAAACCGTCAAGCTTCCCTTTGAAGACTACGTTGCCCTTTCCCGCCAGGCGTTCGGCGCCCGCCTTTACGTAGAGAAGCTTTTTGAAAATATTATCGTTTCAGAGGAAGACGCACTTACCTACTACCAGGAAAACAAGGAGAGGTATGGAAAGCTGGGAACCCGCACCGTCTCATTTACACGCTACATTTTCCGCAAAGACCCGGTAGATATTGAATCTATTGGTGACCTTCGGGCAGCTGCATCCGATATAGGGACGAATAATACTTTGACAAAGGTCTCGGACAGATTACGGAAAAAGTATCCGGTCGACGTCACCAACATGTACGACATCGTCATCACCGAAAAGGTAACGGGCCCCCTCTGGATCGGGGCACAGGAACTTGCAAAGGGTCAGTGCGGTTATTTTCCATTCACAACAAGACCCGGCGTCAAGGAACACTACCTGATCCTGGTCAACCAGATCACCCCTGAGAACATAAGACCGTATGAGGAGATAAAAAGCAGGATCGTGAACAGGCTGGTAAAGGATCGTCAAAAGGCCATTCTGGAGCAGAAGGTCGCGGAACTGAAAGAGCGAACCCGGATCGAAATCCAGCAACCACAATAA
- a CDS encoding tetratricopeptide repeat protein, with product FKKRNYPEAITYYQKALFIDPTFAMSYYNIALANENMGQQIDAIANYEKFLRFWLGDPKYKSIAQQKISRLRQNNQ from the coding sequence ACTTCAAGAAGCGTAACTACCCCGAAGCCATAACGTATTATCAGAAGGCGCTGTTCATAGACCCGACCTTCGCCATGTCCTACTATAACATTGCTCTTGCCAACGAGAACATGGGACAACAGATCGATGCCATTGCTAATTACGAAAAGTTCCTGCGGTTCTGGCTGGGTGATCCCAAGTACAAATCTATAGCACAACAAAAAATCTCCCGCCTAAGGCAAAACAACCAGTAA
- a CDS encoding TlpA disulfide reductase family protein: MNCKRSLIALMVLCIGLAMVPVASAIGFPPGSTVPSEPPVMITKLDGTTVGLDTLFKEPGALVFFNTTCNNCLQEIKWLYKDHPGSNIHLVSIDIGGKDMVERWMKVYMKKMEGAMVYVDPDFAIASKFGVSFTPATVLFEKGALVRQVISGYSPDSHSAIEDILK; encoded by the coding sequence ATGAATTGTAAACGTTCACTGATAGCCCTGATGGTGCTTTGCATCGGGTTGGCCATGGTGCCTGTGGCCAGTGCCATCGGCTTTCCCCCCGGAAGTACAGTGCCCTCGGAACCGCCTGTCATGATCACCAAACTTGACGGAACCACCGTGGGCCTGGACACCTTGTTTAAGGAGCCCGGTGCGCTTGTTTTCTTCAACACCACCTGCAACAACTGTCTGCAGGAGATCAAGTGGCTTTACAAGGACCACCCCGGTTCCAACATCCATCTGGTGAGTATCGATATCGGCGGCAAGGACATGGTTGAACGCTGGATGAAGGTGTACATGAAAAAAATGGAAGGCGCGATGGTTTACGTAGACCCAGATTTCGCCATTGCCTCCAAGTTCGGGGTCAGCTTCACTCCTGCCACAGTCCTCTTTGAAAAGGGAGCTTTGGTAAGGCAGGTCATTTCAGGCTACAGCCCGGATAGCCACAGTGCCATAGAAGACATATTAAAGTGA
- a CDS encoding cytochrome c3 family protein has protein sequence MKRKLVLALMVLALVAFGTGTAMSAGLLNSSHNMILHQDYTGGAAQKGACSFCHIPHGAGGQKLFPTAIADVATGSQWDNDPIAAICWACHNDASGYTDAAEINPFQSGSHGRDLSVLESWGDALEATLTDAVYGTSTHATLGAVVGCQSCHNIHDNTYRPFLRSNTTGSLALVAGDFLTFCEDCHVARDENDGGNAGADARQNHPASNVVLAEAGTNANLLQFGVDAYGTDFNSTWALLTQEANTPTVTGNHWNLGAKFEANAGAAVTGEINCGTCHVVHWNELGKGDAGYGVADGLAAGTDVTLAVNFGHNDLTVYSSDPSGTASADICSQCHDYTNATSGPGALATFSHPFNNTFDGTAATGFDVTEPAGTKWLNTDAANQVIVCQSCHDMHFATNYDDTAVGPPNYEYALQAAYCSDCHSGTGAGNFKPGHHPSGFAVTGDTDLRADGTGTEIGTDMDWSSYVVAGGAARTQVMVNMITTDPTGWTGSTNYYDFPGGVMGCMTCHAGPNASAHNNATSFPGVAGVATDDSMCVDCHGVNPSWFTGHNTTDAGTHVLGEIATANYKWAQGSGSAVTPEAGATAPINYSSDGSFANSALICTSCHIIKTDTGQAIFSNNGDSDAGSTNYNAAERTNEDSDNENSTLDGIGMLLSSAGNNDNGGTTVYLCTSCHGGAPGTGSTHPVLPNYTTSMGTVTANNANIGENGVTHVGTNTDGSSTGQINCESCHRAHDADTDGSTYILETAGAGTGGYIDEAVLCNACHAK, from the coding sequence ATGAAACGCAAGCTTGTTTTGGCTCTTATGGTTTTGGCCCTGGTGGCTTTCGGCACCGGTACGGCCATGTCCGCGGGGCTTCTAAACTCTAGTCACAACATGATCCTGCACCAGGACTACACGGGTGGAGCGGCCCAGAAGGGCGCCTGCTCCTTCTGCCACATCCCCCACGGTGCCGGCGGTCAGAAGCTGTTCCCCACCGCCATTGCGGACGTGGCTACCGGGTCTCAGTGGGACAACGATCCCATCGCCGCCATCTGCTGGGCCTGTCACAACGACGCCTCAGGCTACACGGACGCCGCTGAGATCAACCCCTTCCAGTCAGGTTCCCACGGGCGTGACCTTTCGGTTCTGGAGTCCTGGGGTGATGCCCTCGAAGCCACTCTCACTGATGCCGTTTACGGCACAAGCACCCACGCCACCCTGGGGGCGGTCGTCGGCTGCCAGTCATGTCATAACATCCACGACAACACCTACAGGCCCTTCCTCAGGTCCAACACCACGGGCTCCCTGGCCCTGGTGGCAGGCGACTTCCTGACCTTCTGCGAGGATTGCCACGTGGCCCGCGACGAGAACGACGGCGGCAACGCCGGCGCCGACGCCCGCCAGAACCACCCGGCTTCCAACGTGGTCCTGGCCGAGGCTGGCACCAACGCCAACCTGCTCCAGTTCGGTGTTGACGCCTACGGCACAGACTTCAACAGCACCTGGGCACTCCTGACCCAGGAAGCCAATACGCCTACCGTTACCGGTAACCACTGGAACCTGGGCGCCAAGTTCGAGGCCAACGCCGGCGCTGCCGTTACCGGTGAGATCAACTGCGGTACCTGTCACGTTGTCCACTGGAACGAGCTCGGCAAGGGTGATGCGGGTTACGGCGTTGCCGATGGTCTGGCCGCCGGGACCGATGTCACCCTTGCGGTGAACTTTGGTCATAACGACCTGACAGTCTACAGCTCCGACCCGAGTGGCACAGCATCTGCGGACATCTGCTCCCAGTGCCACGACTACACGAACGCAACCTCGGGCCCTGGTGCTCTTGCTACCTTCTCGCACCCCTTTAACAACACCTTCGACGGTACCGCCGCCACCGGTTTTGATGTTACTGAGCCGGCAGGTACGAAGTGGCTCAACACCGATGCCGCCAACCAGGTCATCGTGTGCCAGTCGTGTCACGACATGCACTTTGCCACGAACTACGACGACACCGCGGTCGGTCCCCCCAACTACGAGTACGCCCTCCAGGCTGCTTACTGTTCCGATTGCCACAGCGGCACCGGTGCTGGCAACTTCAAGCCTGGTCACCATCCCTCCGGTTTTGCCGTGACCGGCGATACCGATCTTCGCGCCGATGGCACGGGTACCGAGATCGGCACCGACATGGATTGGTCCTCCTACGTGGTCGCGGGTGGTGCTGCCAGAACCCAGGTGATGGTCAACATGATCACCACCGACCCCACCGGTTGGACCGGCTCGACCAACTACTACGATTTCCCCGGTGGCGTTATGGGCTGCATGACGTGCCACGCTGGACCCAATGCGAGCGCCCACAACAACGCTACATCCTTCCCTGGCGTGGCCGGTGTTGCCACCGACGACTCCATGTGTGTGGACTGTCACGGTGTTAACCCCTCCTGGTTTACAGGCCACAACACCACCGATGCCGGGACCCACGTCCTTGGTGAGATTGCCACGGCCAACTACAAGTGGGCCCAGGGATCCGGTTCAGCTGTCACGCCCGAGGCCGGTGCAACTGCTCCCATCAACTACTCCAGTGATGGCAGTTTTGCCAACTCGGCCCTGATCTGTACCTCCTGCCATATCATCAAGACTGACACCGGGCAGGCCATATTCTCCAACAACGGTGATAGCGATGCGGGCAGCACCAACTACAACGCTGCTGAGCGGACCAACGAAGACTCTGACAACGAGAACTCGACCTTGGACGGTATCGGTATGCTGCTGTCCTCCGCTGGCAACAACGACAATGGCGGAACGACTGTGTATCTTTGTACCTCATGCCATGGCGGAGCTCCGGGAACCGGTTCCACACACCCGGTTCTGCCAAATTATACAACCAGCATGGGAACCGTCACTGCCAACAATGCAAACATCGGTGAGAACGGTGTCACGCACGTTGGTACCAACACCGACGGATCCTCCACAGGCCAGATCAACTGCGAGTCCTGTCACAGGGCCCACGATGCCGATACGGATGGTTCCACCTACATCCTGGAGACGGCGGGCGCTGGTACAGGCGGATACATTGATGAGGCTGTGCTCTGCAACGCGTGTCACGCGAAATAA